A genomic window from Eriocheir sinensis breed Jianghai 21 chromosome 9, ASM2467909v1, whole genome shotgun sequence includes:
- the LOC126995812 gene encoding proteoglycan 4-like, which translates to MRPTDIDELLRETEATILSLTQTTKDDEEEERLKNDLESFGEFQGECERRLDDLEEEEEEENGGEKRGSVKKKRGGGGHEEEEEKRGRGGGRVKENVEERIERRRREGRVEGKGEKRGMLDIKKEEEEEEEEMKIAEKSLLEVANDLTELQQPRSEGPSVRPKLQLIRRKSSDPQSKNATVHPFASGQPVTEKPRTPASPQSRFTFTLDLEKELTNLIDCMFLLGQTSDGVDSKETTTTTTTTPTTPTAATPTTPTFTIPTTSTPPPPPLNTPPPPIPTAPTPPPTPMTPLPNTPTTPTTPTHTPTTPTTPTTPTTPTTPTTPTTPTPTTPTTPTPATPTTPTTPTPATPTTPPIPRPTTTYIITTPTINTSPSPPPSPADTLTSYPSTSTLTTTPPPRSAHSMHSQAFIFPPNTPSTPVPQSPKNEGQANHRHFSFSGGSNVSQSPKNERDQDNHRHSSFSGGANVPQSPKNEKDQEHHRHFSFSSLVGGVKNLGWRNSLKRKKKKRNLVIGEPQDFRTLKGTTILKPNDDPTLSPT; encoded by the exons ATGCGGCCCACGGACATCGACGAACTACTGCGAGAGACGGAGGCGACAATTCTCAGCTTGACGCAAACGAcgaaggacgacgaggaggaggagaggctgaagAACGACCTGGAGAGCTTCGGCGAGTTCCAGGGGGAGTGTGAGAGGCGCCTGGacgacctggaggaggaggaggaggaggagaatggtggaGAA AAACGTGGAAGCGTgaagaagaaacgaggaggaggaggacatgaggaggaggaggagaagaggggaagaggaggaggaagagtcaaggAGAACGTTGAAGAGAggattgaaagaagaagaagagaaggcagggttgaagggaagggagagaagagaggaatgctCGAtatcaagaaggaagaggaagaggaggaggaggagatgaagatcgCCGAGAAGTCTCTCTTGGAAGTTGCAAATGACCTCACAGAACTTCAGCAACCACGatcag agGGACCATCTGTCAGACCCAAATTACAGCTGATTCGTCGGAAGTCATCAGATCCTCAAAGTAAAAATGCAAcag TTCATCCCTTCGCCAGCGGCCAGCCAGTGACGGAGAAGCCCAGAACGCCTGCGTCCCCTCAAAGCAGATTCACCTTCACCTTGGACCTGGAAAAAGAGCTGACCAACCTCATCGATTGTATG ttcctGCTGGGCCAGACGAGCGACGGTGTTGACTCCaaagagaccaccaccaccaccaccaccactcctactactcctactgctgCTACTCCCACCACTCCTACCTTTACCATTCCTAccacttctactcctcctcctcctcctcttaacactcctcctcctccaattcctactgctcctactcctcctcccactcccatgACTCCTCTTCCTAACACTCCTACTACTCCCACTACTCCCACTCATACTCCAACCACTCCTACTACTCCAACCACTCCAACCACTCCAACCACTCcaactactcctactactcctactccaaCTACTCCTACCACTCCTACTCCTGCTACTCCAACTACTCCTACCACTCCTACTCCTGCTACTCCAACTACTCCTCCTATCCCTCGTCCTACCACTACATacatcatcaccactcccaccatcaacaccagcccttcaccaccaccctcgccagCCGACACGCTCACCTCctacccctccacctccaccctcaccaccacaccaccaccgcgcTCCGCCCACTCCATGCACAGTCAGGCGTTCATCTTCCCCCCCAACACCCCTTCGACCCCCGTTCCTCAGTCACCAAAGAACGAGGGCCAGGCAAACCACCGCCATTTCTCGTTCTCTGGGGGCTCGAACGTTTCCCAGTCACCCAAGAACGAGAGGGATCAGGATAACCACCGCCATTCCTCGTTCTCTGGCGGCGCGAACGTTCCCCAGTCACCGAAGAACGAGAAGGACCAGGAGCATCATCGTCATTTCTCGTTCTCTTCGCTCGTCGGCGGCGTTAAGAACCTGGGCTGGAGGAACagtctgaagaggaagaagaagaagaggaacttgGTGATCGGCGAACCGCAAGACTTCAGAACGTTAAAAGGCACCACGATCCTCAAACCCAACGACGACCCAACGCTCTCCCCGACGTAG